One Amaranthus tricolor cultivar Red isolate AtriRed21 chromosome 1, ASM2621246v1, whole genome shotgun sequence DNA window includes the following coding sequences:
- the LOC130824484 gene encoding indole-3-acetic acid-induced protein ARG7-like: protein MWRGNRIRRIVRLTQMLKRWRKKASISQVPADVPPGHVAVNVGMNGRRFIIRASYLNHPLFQNLLRKAEEEFGFDNNEGPICIPCDESMFEETLRVVARSDNLPSVCRVKDSISLPLLRSIPEKSIC from the coding sequence ATGTGGAGGGGCAACCGTATACGGCGCATTGTACGGTTAACGCAGATGCTGAAACGGTGGCGGAAAAAAGCGTCGATTTCTCAGGTACCGGCCGATGTACCTCCTGGACACGTTGCCGTCAATGTGGGGATGAACGGTCGGCGATTCATCATTCGTGCGTCGTACCTAAATCATCCATTGTTTCAGAATCTTCTACGGAAAGCTGAGGAAGAGTTTGGATTCGATAATAACGAGGGACCGATTTGTATCCCGTGCGACGAGTCAATGTTTGAGGAAACGCTTCGAGTTGTGGCTCGCTCGGATAACCTTCCAAGTGTGTGCCGTGTTAAGGATTCGATTTCGCTTCCCCTGCTTCGTAGTATTCCGGAGAAATCTATCTGCTGA
- the LOC130824474 gene encoding uncharacterized protein LOC130824474, whose product MAPALPQFYGGTSTLALVARVSAFTAGVLYGNMKLKVLKIKANSQKKAEAKDAAKASH is encoded by the exons ATGGCGCCTGCACTTCCTCAGTTCTACGGTGGAACCAGCACTCTCGCATTG GTAGCTCGTGTTTCTGCTTTCACCGCTGGAGTTTTATACGGTAACATGAAGCTCAAAGTTCTCAAG ATCAAGGCCAATTCTCAGAAGAAAGCAGAAGCCAAGGATGCAGCCAAGGCAAGTCACTAA
- the LOC130824463 gene encoding tRNA-dihydrouridine(47) synthase [NAD(P)(+)]-like yields the protein MDESPLEPSHTENIPTEVLNPSELTNSAKSKSELLETENAATKPLPENSDRGQLSAEELVAKAIAPVKKEFLRPPPSSRSAISDTNKDENGKSESTKKSGIVKEKKSKRQLKRERREERNSSLNICPSIAKTEDVSSCNYGNKCRFSHDLEAYKSERPADLEGECPFTSAQKLCPYGLTCRFFGTHKDVPNENLDTLKESSEVNVLKKDVQKLLWKNKMKFPKSNIALKQLGLVGKGHTRVKESEEEFTIPKIDNSSHCSEDNGCEKYDSGDKQDASVDEEPSVDGILASDDNRPVKKAKSDDDAQRKPSNDINNGASLTSEGLVADSTKNVSQNENEYLPQDSDASLKLHPREKKLIDFRGKLYLAPLTTVGNLPFRRVCKVLGADVTCGEMAMCTNLLQGQASEWALLRRHKSEDLFGVQICGAYPDTVARAVELIDQECSVDFIDINMGCPIDIVVNKGAGSALLTKPLRMKNVIQAACASAEKPITVKVRTGYIEGRNRVDSFISDIYEWGASALTIHGRSRQQRYSKLADWEYINTCVRKAPSSFQVLGNGDVFSYVDWNKHFSDCPELSSCMIARGALLKPWLFTEIKEQRHWDISSGERLDILKDYVRFGLEHWGSDSKGVETTRHFLLEWLSYTCRYVPVGLLEVIPQRLNWRPPSYYGRDYLETLMASESAADWIRISEMLLGKVPSGFTFAPKHKSNAYDSAENG from the exons ATGGACGAGTCACCACTCGAACCTTCACACACCGAAAATATCCCTACAGAAGTCTTAAACCCTTCCGAGTTAACAAACTCAGCCAAGTCAAAATCCGAACTTTTAGAGACTGAAAATGCGGCGACGAAACCTCTTCCGGAAAACTCAGATAGAGGCCAATTATCGGCGGAAGAACTAGTAGCAAAGGCAATAGCTCCGGTGAAGAAGGAATTTCTACGGCCACCCCCTAGTAGCAGGTCCGCTATTTCAGATACTAATAAGGATGAAAATGGAAAATCTGAATCCACTAAAAAAAGCGGCATTGTGAAAGAGAAGAAATCGAAACGTCAACTTAAACGCGAACGCCGTGAG GAACGCAATTCTTCGCTGAATATTTGCCCATCAATTGCAAAGACTGAGGATGTTAGTTCGTGTAATTATGGTAATAAATGCCGTTTTAGCCATGACTTGGAAGCTTATAAGTCTGAG AGACCAGCTGATCTGGAGGGAGAATGCCCATTCACCTCTGCTCAAAAGTTATGCCCTTATGGGTTGACTTGTAGATTTTTTGGTACTCATAAAGATGTACCTAATGAAAATTTGGACACGCTGAAGGAAAGTTCTGAAGTGAATGTGTTGAAGAAAGATGTCCAAAAGCTTCTTTGGAAGAATAAAATGAAATTTCCCAAGTCAAATATTGCTCTCAAACAGCTTGGACTTGTG GGGAAGGGCCACACAAGAGTAAAAGAGTCAGAAGAAGAATTTACTATTCCCAAGATTGACAACAGTTCCCACTGCTCAGAGGATAATGGATGTGAGAAGTATGACTCTGGTGATAAACAAGATGCATCTGTTGATGAAGAACCATCGGTGGATGGCATATTGGCAAGTGATGACAACAGACCTGTCAAGAAAGCAAAATCTGATGATGATGCTCAGAGAAAACCTTCCAATGACATAAATAATG GTGCTAGCCTCACTAGTGAAGGTTTAGTGGCGGACTCTACCAAAAATGTTtcacaaaatgaaaatgaatacCTGCCTCAGGATTCTGATGCCAGCTTAAAGTTACACCCTCGTGAAAAGAAACTTATTGATTTTCGGGGCAAGCTATATCTTGCACCCCTTACTACTGTTGGGAATCTTCCTTTCCGTAGAGTTTGCAAGGTTTTAGGAGCTGACGTGACATGTGGTGAAATGGCCATGTGCACAAATCTTCTTCAG GGCCAAGCTTCAGAATGGGCGCTTCTCCGACGACATAAATCCGAGGATTTGTTTGGTGTACAAATTTGTGGGGCTTATCCTGATACTGTTGCACGTGCTGTTGAGCTTATCGACCAAGAATGTTCTGTAGATTTTATCGATATTAACATGGGATGTCCGATTGATATTGTCGTCAATAAAGGCGCTGGATCTGCTCTTCTTACAAAACCATTGCGTATGAAAAATGTAATACAGGCGGCGTGTGCCTCTGCGGAGAAACCTATTACTGTCAAG gTTAGAACTGGCTACATTGAAGGAAGGAATCGTGTAGACTCATTTATATCTGATATTTATGAATGGGGAGCTTCTGCATTAACAATACATGGGCGATCCCGCCAGCAAAGATATAGTAAACTTGCTGATTGGGAATATATTAACACTTGTGTTAGAAAAGCTCCCAGCTCATTTCAAGTGCTTGGAAATGGAGATGTCTTTTCATATGTGGACTGGAATAAGCATTTTTCTGACTGTCCTGAGCTTTCTTCTTGTATGATCGCTCGAGGAGCTTTGCTAAAG CCATGGCTATTCACTGAAATCAAGGAACAAAGGCATTGGGATATTAGTTCTGGTGAGCGATTGGATATACTTAAAGACTATGTGCGTTTTGGCCTTGAGCACTGGGGTTCTGATTCAAAAG GAGTGGAAACTACCAGGCACTTCTTGTTGGAATGGCTTAGCTATACATGTAGATACGTCCCCGTTGGCTTACTAGAAGTTATCCCACAACGACTCAATTGGCGACCACCTTCTTATTATGGTCGTGATTACTTAGAGACACTGATGGCTTCCGAGTCTGCAGCTGACTGG ATTCGAATCTCAGAAATGTTGCTAGGAAAGGTTCCTTCTGGCTTCACGTTTGCACCAAAACATAAATCGAATGCCTATGATAGTGCAGAAAACGGCTAA
- the LOC130824468 gene encoding probable ribosome-binding factor A, chloroplastic has product MTNLLPFHQIPCYHLSSSSSQLFSRGRSMLGITSNNNIFTVSHQHRVTTIKCMANPRRVAMVAKQIRRELSDMLLTDKNLQYAVLPEAALGADRYLSSVTTISDVQISADLQIVKVYVSIFGDDRGREVALSGLKAKAKYVRGQLGRRMKLRITPEIRFIEDESLERGSRVIAILDKIKNENDQNDAKSLEEGDDLSEEPVDDDNWGEDENDEDIIYVR; this is encoded by the exons ATGACTAACCTTCTTCCCTTCCACCAGATTCCCTGTTATCATTTATCTTCGTCATCATCACAGTTATTTTCCAGGGGAAGATCAATGCTTGGAATTACCAGCAACAACAACATTTTTACTGTATCTCACCAACACAGAGTAACAACCATAAAATGTATGGCTAATCCAAGAAGAGTAGCAATGGTGGCTAAACAGATAAGGAGGGAACTTTCTGATATGTTGTTGACTGACAAGAATTTACAGTATGCTGTCTTGCCCGAAGCTGCCCTTGGTGCTGACCGTTATCTTTCTTCTGTTACTACTATCAGTGATGTTCAAATTTCTGCTGATTTGCAG ATCGTCAAGGTTTATGTGTCAATTTTTGGGGATGATAGAGGACGAGAAGTGGCCCTTTCTGGCCTAAAAGCTAAGGCGAAATATGTGCGGGGTCAACTTGGAAGGCGCATGAAGTTGAGGATAACGCCCGAAATTCGTTTCATAGAAGATGAATCTTTGGAAAGAGGAAGCAGG GTTATCGCGATATTGGataagataaagaatgaaaatgatCAAAACGATGCCAAAAGTCTGGAAGAAGGGGATGATTTATCTGAAGAGCCTGTAGATGATGATAACTGGGGAGAGGATGAAAATGATGAAGACATTATCTATGTCAGATAG